Proteins from a single region of Macaca fascicularis isolate 582-1 chromosome 5, T2T-MFA8v1.1:
- the PCDH18 gene encoding protocadherin-18 isoform X3 has translation MHQMNAKMHFRFVFALLIVSFNRDVLGKNLKYRIYEEQRVGSVIARLSEDVADVLLKLPNPSTVRFRAMQRGNSPLLVVNEDNGEISIGATIDREQLCQKNLNCSIEFDVITLPTEHLQLFHIEVEVLDINDNSPQFSRSLIPIEISESAAVGTRIPLDSAFDPDVGENSLHTYSLSANDFFNIEVRTRTDGAKYAELIVVRELDRELKSSYELQLTASDMGVPQRSGSSILKISISDSNDNSPAFEQQSYIIQLLENSPVGTLLLDLNATDPDEGANGKIVYSFSSHASPKIMETFKIDSERGHLTLFKQVDYEITKSYEIDVQAQDLGPNSIPAHCKIIIKVVDVNDNKPEININLMSPGKEEISYIFEGDPIDTFVALVRVQDKDSGLNGEIVCKLHGHGHFKLQKTYENNYLILTNATLDREKRSEYSLTVIAEDKGTPSLSTVKHFTVQINDINDNPPHFQRSRYEFVISENNSPGAYITTVTATDPDLGENGQVTYTILESFILGSSITTYVTIDPSNGAIYALRIFDHEEVSQITFVVEARDGGSPKQLVSNTTVVLTIIDENDNIPVVIGPALRNNTAEITIPKGAESGFHVTRIRAIDRDSGVNAELSCAIVAGNEENIFIIDPRSCDIHTNVSMDSVPYTEWELSVIIQDKGNPQLHTKVLLKCMIFEYAESVTSTAMTSVSQASLDVSMIIIISLGAICAVLLVIMVLFATRCNREKKDTRSYNCRVAESTYQHHPKRPSRQIHKGDITLVPTINGTLPIRSHHRSSPSSSPTLERGQMGSRQSHNSHQSLNSLVTISSNHVPENFSLELTHATPAVEQVSQLLSMLHQGQYQPRPSFRGNKYSRSYRYALQDMDKFSLKDSGRGDSEAGDSDYDLGRDSPIDRLLGEGFSDLFLTDGRIPAVQL, from the exons ATGCACCAAATGAATGCTAAAATGCACTTTAGGTTTGTTTTTGCACTCCTGATAGTATCTTTCAACCGCGATGTACTGGGCAAGAATTTGAAATACAGGATTTATGAGGAACAGAGGGTTGGATCAGTAATTGCAAGACTATCGGAGGATGTGGCTGATGTTTTATTGAAGCTACCTAATCCTTCTACTGTTCGATTTCGAGCCATGCAGAGGGGAAATTCTCCTCTACTTGTAGTAAATGAGGATAATGGGGAAATCAGCATTGGGGCTACAATTGACCGTGAACAACTATGCCAGAAAAACTTGAACTGTTCCATAGAGTTTGATGTGATCACTCTACCCACAGAGCATCTGCAGCTTTTCCATATTGAAGTTGAAGTGCTGGATATTAATGACAATTCTCCTCAGTTTTCAAGATCTCTCATACCTATTGAGATATCTGAGAGTGCGGCAGTTGGGACTCGCATTCCCCTGGACAGTGCATTTGATCCAGATGTTGGGGAAAATTCCCTCCACACATACTCGCTCTCtgccaatgatttttttaatattgaggTTCGGACCAGGACTGATGGAGCCAAGTATGCAGAACTCATAGTGGTCAGAGAGTTAGATCGGGAGCTGAAGTCAAGCTACGAGCTTCAGCTCACTGCCTCAGACATGGGAGTACCTCAGAGGTCTGGCTCATCCATACTAAAAATAAGCATTTCAGACTCCAATGACAACAGCCCTGCTTTTGAGCAGCAATCTTATATAATACAACTCTTAGAAAACTCCCCGGTCGGCACTTTGCTCTTAGATCTGAATGCCACGGATCCAGATGAGGGCGCTAATGGGAAAATTGTATATTCCTTCAGCAGTCATGCGTCTCCCAAAATTATGGagacttttaaaattgattcCGAAAGAGGACATTTGACTCTTTTCAAGCAAGTGGATTATGAAATCACCAAATCCTATGAGATTGATGTTCAGGCTCAAGATTTGGGTCCAAATTCAATCCCAGCCCATTGCAAAATTATCATTAAGGTTGTGGATGTTAATGACAATAAACCTGAAATTAACATCAACCTCATGTCccctggaaaagaagaaatatcttaTATTTTTGAAGGGGATCCTATTGATACATTTGTTGCTTTGGTCAGAGTTCAGGACAAGGATTCTGGGCTGAATGGAGAAATAGTTTGTAAGCTTCATGGACATGGTCACTTTAAACTTCAGAAGACGTATGAAAACAATTACTTAATCTTAACTAATGCCACACTGGATAGAGAAAAGAGATCTGAATATAGTTTGACTGTAATCGCTGAGGACAAGGGGACACCCAGTCTCTCTACAGTGAAACATTTTACAGTTCAAATCAATGATATCAATGACAATCCACCCCACTTCCAGAGAAGCCGATATGAATTTGTAATTTCAGAAAATAACTCGCCGGGGGCATATATCACCACTGTTACAGCCACAGATCCTGATCTTGGAGAAAATGGGCAAGTGACATACACCATCTTGGAGAGTTTTATTCTAGGAAGTTCCATAACTACGTATGTAACTATTGACCCATCTAATGGAGCCATCTATGCCCTCAGAATCTTTGATCACGAAGAAGTGAGCCAGATCACTTTTGTGGTAGAAGCGAGAGATGGAGGAAGCCCAAAGCAACTGGTAAGCAATACCACAGTTGTGCTCACCATCATTGATGAAAATGACAACATTCCTGTGGTTATAGGGCCTGCATTGCGCAATAATACGGCAGAAATCACCATTCCCAAAGGGGCTGAAAGTGGCTTTCATGTCACAAGAATAAGGGCAATTGACAGAGACTCTGGTGTGAATGCTGAACTCAGCTGCGCCATAGTAGCAGGTAATGAGGAGAATATCTTCATAATTGATCCACGATCATGTGACATCCATACCAACGTGAGCATGGATTCTGTTCCCTACACAGAATGGGAGCTGTCAGTTATCATTCAGGACAAAGGCAATCCTCAGCTACATACCAAAGTCCTTCTGAAGTGCATGATCTTTGAATATGCAGAGTCAGTGACAAGTACAGCAATGACTTCAGTAAGCCAGGCATCCTTGGATGTCTCCATGataataattatttccttaggagcAATTTGTGCAGTGTTGTTGGTTATTATGGTGCTATTTGCAACTAGGTGCAACCGTGAGAAGAAAGACACTAGATCTTATAACTGCAGGGTGGCCGAATCAACTTACCAGCACCACCCAAAAAGGCCATCCCGGCAGATTCACAAAGGGGACATCACATTGGTGCCTACCATAAATGGCACTCTGCCCATCAGATCTCATCACAGATCGTCTCCATCTTCATCGCCTACCTTAGAAAGAGGGCAGATGGGCAGCCGGCAGAGTCACAACAGTCACCAGTCACTCAACAGTCTGGTGACAATCTCATCAAACCACGTGCCAGAGAATTTCTCATTAGAACTCACCCACGCCACTCCTGCTGTTGAG CAGGTCTCTCAGCTTCTTTCAATGCTTCACCAGGGGCAATATCAACCAAGACCAAGTTTTCGAGGAAACAAATATTCCAGGAGCTATAG ATATGCCCTTCAAGACATGGACAAATTTAGCTTGAAAGACAGTGGCCGTGGTGACAGTGAGGCAGGAGACAGTGATTATGATTTGGGGCGAGATTCTCCAATAGATAGGCTGCTGGGTGAAGGATTCAGCGACCTGTTTCTCACAGATGGAAGAATTCCAGCAG TGCAGCTATGA